The following coding sequences are from one Salvia hispanica cultivar TCC Black 2014 chromosome 3, UniMelb_Shisp_WGS_1.0, whole genome shotgun sequence window:
- the LOC125210716 gene encoding aspartic proteinase-like protein 1, with protein MEIRLPLLAFLLVFCVEPRSGAPIVYSARLVHRFSDEARAHRDARVLRNGTGLNGGFWPQRRSLEYYRRLLSSDVQRQTLKLNPQFQFLYPAAGSATLPLGNDFGWLHYMWIDIGTPKVSFLVALDAGSDLFWVPCDCVQCAPLSSSYYSSLDRDLSEYSPSGSSTSKTISCSHQLCALGPNCPNPKQQCPYTINYYSDDTSTSGFLVEDVLHLLPGNSDVSNKSVKAPVVIGCGSKQTGGYLSGVAPDGLLGLGLGEISVGSFLAKAGYIRNSFSLCFNEDDSGRLLFGDQGIAGQQTTPFLPLHGKNLTYIVGVDVCCIESSCIENPEFQMLVDSGSSFSFLPAQIFEKVANEFDSQVNASKSSFEGYPWKYCYKSSSDGVPKLPSFTLKFATSKSFVVKNPVFVIYGTEGAVGFCLAVQAADGDIGTIGQNFMTGYQIVFDRENFKLGWSESNCKDLNDRAPLNPSGNNSSSNSLPTAQQQSAPNSRAVSPAVAGRTPSESSAKCLSCLAKLFSLMLIAHLS; from the exons ATGGAGATCCGGTTACCTCTGCTTGCTTTTCTACTCGTATTTTGTGTTGAGCCTCGATCAGGGGCTCCAATCGTCTATTCCGCCAGGCTGGTGCATCGATTTTCGGATGAAGCCAGGGCTCACCGCGATGCCAGGGTTTTGAGGAATGGAACTGGATTAAACGGCGGTTTTTGGCCGCAGCGGCGGAGCTTGGAGTATTACCGCCGCCTGCTCAGCAGCGACGTCCAGAGACAGACGCTTAAGCTCAATCCTCAGTTCCAATTTCTCTACCCCGCTGCAGGCAGCGCCACATTGCCTCTTGGAAATGACTTCGGATG GTTGCACTATATGTGGATTGACATAGGCACACCAAAAGTATCTTTTCTTGTGGCATTGGATGCTGGAAGTGACCTATTTTGGGTTCCCTGTGATTGTGTTCAATGTGCACCACTATCGTCCAGTTACTATAGCAGCCTG GATAGAGATCTTAGTGAGTACAGTCCTTCTGGTTCTAGTACTAGCAAAACCATTTCTTGCAGCCACCAATTATGTGCACTGGGTCCAAACTGTCCAAATCCTAAGCAACAATGTCCTTATACCATCAACTACTATTCAGATGATACCTCAACTTCTGGATTTCTGGTTGAAGATGTTCTTCATCTCCTGCCAGGCAATTCAGACGTATCTAACAAATCTGTCAAGGCTCCAGTGGTTATTGG GTGTGGTAGTAAACAAACTGGTGGGTACCTGAGTGGAGTTGCTCCTGATGGGCTCTTGGGTCTTGGACTTGGAGAAATTTCTGTTGGGAGTTTTCTTGCAAAAGCTGGATATATTAGAAATTCCTTTTCTCTATGTTTTAATGAAGATGATTCTGGAAGGTTACTTTTTGGGGACCAGGGAATTGCTGGCCAACAAACTACTCCATTTTTGCCTTTGCATGGGAAAAA TTTAACATATATTGTCGGAGTGGATGTGTGCTGCATTGAGAGCTCATGTATTGAAAATCCGGAGTTCCAGATGCTGGTCGACAGTGGGTCTTCATTCTCATTTCTTCCAGcacaaatttttgaaaaggTGGCTAATGAG TTTGACAGCCAAGTAAATGCTTCAAAATCAAGCTTTGAAGGATACCCATGGAAGTACTGCTACAAATCCAG TTCTGATGGGGTGCCTAAGCTTCCTTCTTTCACTCTGAAGTTTGCAACATCCAAAAGTTTTGTGGTCAAGAATCCAGTTTTTGTGATATATGGAACTGAG GGTGCTGTTGGATTCTGTTTAGCAGTACAGGCCGCAGATGGAGATATTGGGACAATCGGAC AGAACTTCATGACTGGATATCAGATTGTATTCGACAGGGAAAACTTCAAGCTGGGTTGGTCTGAATCAAATT GTAAGGATCTCAATGACAGAGCGCCTCTGAATCCATCAGGCAATAACAGCTCTTCCAACTCACTGCCGACAGCACAACAGCAGAGTGCGCCAAATAGCCGTGCAGTTTCTCCTGCAGTTGCCGGAAGGACACCTTCTGAATCCTCTGCCAAATGCCTGTCATGTTTGGCAAAACTATTCTCATTGATGCTCATAGCTCATCTCTCATAg